A single genomic interval of Coleofasciculus chthonoplastes PCC 7420 harbors:
- a CDS encoding protochlorophyllide reductase → MEQHQKSTVVITGASSGVGLYAAKALAQRGNWHVVMACRNLEKAQNAAQEVGMPEDSYTIMHIDLGSLESVRQFVAKFRESGKSLDALVCNAAIYMPLLKEPLRSPEGYELSVATNHLGHFLLSHLMLEDLKHSSAESPRLVILGTVTHNPDELGGKIPPRPDLGQLKGFEAGFKEPHSMIDGKKFEPVKAYKDSKVCNVLTMRELHRRYHESTGIVFSSLYPGCVADTPLFRNHYPLFQKIFPLFQKHITGGYVSQELSGERVAAVVADPEYSQSGVYWSWGNRQKKDGKSFVQKVSPQARDDQKGERMWELSAKLVGVA, encoded by the coding sequence ATGGAACAACATCAGAAATCAACGGTTGTAATTACGGGTGCCTCGTCAGGGGTGGGTTTATATGCTGCCAAAGCCTTGGCGCAACGGGGAAACTGGCATGTCGTGATGGCTTGTCGGAATTTAGAGAAAGCCCAAAACGCTGCCCAAGAGGTGGGTATGCCGGAGGACAGCTACACGATTATGCATATCGACTTGGGTAGCTTAGAGAGTGTGCGCCAGTTTGTAGCTAAATTCCGGGAAAGCGGCAAATCCTTAGATGCCTTGGTGTGCAACGCAGCCATCTATATGCCCTTACTCAAGGAACCTCTGCGATCGCCAGAAGGGTATGAGTTGAGCGTTGCCACAAATCACCTGGGACATTTTCTCTTGTCTCATCTGATGCTAGAGGATTTGAAGCATTCCTCGGCTGAGTCTCCCCGGCTGGTTATTTTAGGAACGGTGACTCACAATCCCGATGAATTGGGTGGGAAGATTCCACCGCGTCCAGATTTAGGGCAACTCAAGGGGTTTGAAGCGGGATTCAAGGAGCCTCACTCGATGATTGATGGCAAAAAGTTTGAACCCGTCAAAGCCTACAAAGACAGCAAAGTCTGTAACGTTCTGACCATGCGAGAACTGCATCGGCGCTATCACGAGTCAACCGGTATCGTCTTCAGTTCCCTGTATCCAGGATGTGTGGCTGATACACCCCTGTTCCGCAATCACTATCCCTTGTTTCAGAAAATCTTTCCCTTGTTCCAGAAACACATCACGGGTGGGTATGTGTCCCAGGAGTTGTCAGGTGAACGGGTTGCTGCTGTCGTTGCCGATCCTGAATATAGCCAATCTGGTGTCTATTGGAGTTGGGGGAACCGACAGAAGAAAGATGGCAAGTCCTTTGTGCAGAAGGTTTCTCCCCAAGCCCGCGATGATCAAAAAGGGGAACGGATGTGGGAGTTAAGCGCCAAGTTAGTGGGAGTTGCTTGA
- the egtC gene encoding ergothioneine biosynthesis protein EgtC: MCRLLGYLGSPLQLDQLLYKPERSLVVQSYLPQEMTSGVVNADGLGIGWYHSTQDVNPFTYKNTLPIWNDINLPELSRYVESDCVLAYVRSATPGQALDMGNCQPFRRDRILFIHNGFIERFRQTLYRPIRDRLSDEIYQSIHGTTDSEHIFALLVNEVQRVADASLEKALSQTLIQLKQLAQSYQVNFSANVIISDGHSLVASRYASGSSAPTLYWLRDDPNYPNAVLVASEPLFAGNWHSCPTNSLLVVKEDLEVCINQF; encoded by the coding sequence TACCTAGGTTCCCCTCTCCAACTTGATCAGCTATTGTATAAACCTGAACGTTCTCTGGTTGTCCAGAGTTACTTGCCACAGGAGATGACATCGGGTGTGGTTAATGCGGATGGATTGGGCATTGGTTGGTATCACTCAACCCAGGATGTTAATCCATTTACCTACAAAAATACGCTACCCATCTGGAATGATATTAATCTACCGGAATTGAGCCGTTATGTGGAATCTGACTGTGTACTGGCGTATGTTCGGAGTGCGACGCCCGGTCAAGCTTTAGACATGGGAAACTGTCAACCCTTTCGTCGCGATCGCATTTTATTCATTCACAATGGTTTTATCGAACGGTTCCGCCAGACGCTCTATCGACCGATTCGCGATCGCCTGAGTGATGAAATTTACCAGTCAATCCACGGTACAACCGATTCTGAGCATATTTTTGCCCTCCTTGTCAATGAAGTGCAAAGGGTTGCCGATGCTTCCTTAGAGAAAGCTTTATCCCAAACCTTGATCCAGTTGAAACAATTAGCCCAATCCTATCAAGTCAACTTTTCTGCCAATGTGATTATCAGCGATGGGCATAGCCTCGTTGCTAGTCGCTACGCATCGGGTAGTAGTGCGCCCACCCTATACTGGTTACGGGATGATCCTAATTACCCTAACGCTGTCCTGGTTGCCTCTGAACCCTTGTTTGCGGGGAATTGGCACAGTTGCCCAACCAATAGCCTGCTGGTGGTTAAAGAGGATTTGGAAGTTTGCATCAATCAATTCTAA